The Salinispora tropica CNB-440 genome has a window encoding:
- a CDS encoding type II toxin-antitoxin system VapC family toxin, protein MSLLLDTHVALWAITGDANLDPAFLDRLRHDPDIFLSPVTLWEITIKQAAGKLAGPSDLAERVRGMGFQELPVTHAHAIAAGRLPPHHRDPFDRMLVAQAAVEGMTLASRDGSIARYDVDLLKV, encoded by the coding sequence ATGAGCCTGTTACTGGATACCCACGTCGCGCTCTGGGCCATCACCGGTGATGCGAACCTGGACCCGGCATTCCTTGATCGGCTTCGTCACGACCCGGATATCTTCCTTTCTCCGGTCACCCTTTGGGAGATCACCATCAAGCAGGCGGCGGGGAAGCTCGCCGGTCCGTCCGACCTCGCGGAGCGGGTCCGAGGCATGGGCTTTCAGGAACTGCCGGTGACGCACGCCCACGCGATCGCCGCGGGGCGCCTCCCACCTCATCACCGCGATCCCTTCGACCGGATGCTGGTGGCGCAGGCAGCCGTGGAAGGAATGACGCTTGCCTCTCGTGACGGGTCGATCGCGCGGTACGACGTGGACCTTCTCAAGGTCTGA
- a CDS encoding GNAT family N-acetyltransferase, translated as MIYQEQIPDLGELTLEPVHPDRHAELLHGWVTLPRNEFWGMGSHTLDQVREIYAFLDGLDTHHAYLILLDGEPVGLFQTYQPEADPVGERYAVQAGDMGMHLLLNPPRRYLRGITTAVGPVLVRFLLQDPATQRIVVEPDVRNEAALHRLRIEGFILAAEIDMPDKRAQLAFLTRARFEADHPTPVG; from the coding sequence GTGATCTACCAGGAGCAGATTCCCGACCTCGGTGAGCTGACGCTGGAGCCGGTGCACCCCGACCGGCACGCCGAACTGCTGCACGGCTGGGTGACCTTGCCCCGTAACGAGTTCTGGGGCATGGGGTCGCACACGCTTGACCAGGTGCGCGAGATCTACGCGTTCCTCGACGGGTTGGACACCCATCACGCGTACCTGATTCTGCTGGACGGCGAGCCGGTGGGGCTGTTCCAGACCTACCAGCCGGAGGCGGACCCGGTGGGGGAGCGCTATGCGGTGCAGGCGGGGGACATGGGGATGCACCTGCTGCTCAACCCACCACGGCGCTACCTTCGCGGCATCACCACGGCCGTCGGCCCGGTGCTGGTCAGGTTTCTGCTGCAAGATCCGGCCACACAGCGCATCGTGGTGGAGCCGGATGTGCGCAACGAGGCCGCGCTGCACCGGCTGCGGATCGAAGGATTCATCTTGGCCGCGGAGATTGACATGCCCGACAAGCGGGCCCAGTTGGCATTCTTGACCCGAGCCCGGTTTGAGGCCGATCACCCGACCCCGGTGGGATAG
- a CDS encoding MFS transporter translates to MSNASATAAPAPVDLPVAIGKVPHRWLILAILCLTQLVVVLDNTVLTVAVPVLTVELDAGTADVQWMINAYALVLSGLLLSAGSAVDRYGRRRMLLVGLVLFGVGSLAAGLARTSEQLIAARAGMGVGGALLVTATLALAMQVFDSAERSRAIGIWAATSALGFAAGPPIGGIVLAHLPWGAIFLMNIPIVLVCLLAGRALIPESRNPASGRLDLIGVALSTVGLTAIVWAIISGPELGWASTKVLGAGAAGVLLLGLFVRWEQRVAHPMLDMHFFRNRRFVGAVCGVVLITFGATGALFLLTQHLQFVRGYPAWEAGLRMVPFALSIVVLNVAGVATLAIRRLGLPAAIATGMTLLAGGLALVTHVPSEGYGTLLAGLLIMGTGCALANPAIVEAVMSAIPTDKAGAGAGVDGTMTEVGSSLGIAVLGAVLNARFAALLPAALAGAGSFPAALAAAGPDREAVTAAFADALRTGQTVGAVAVLVGGLVAAALLHRADRISARS, encoded by the coding sequence ATGAGCAACGCTTCAGCGACCGCCGCGCCGGCGCCAGTAGACCTCCCCGTCGCGATCGGCAAGGTGCCGCACCGCTGGCTGATTCTCGCGATCCTCTGCCTGACCCAACTCGTCGTGGTGCTGGACAACACCGTGTTGACGGTGGCGGTTCCGGTACTCACCGTAGAGCTCGACGCCGGCACCGCCGACGTTCAATGGATGATCAACGCGTACGCGTTGGTGCTGTCCGGGCTGCTGCTCAGCGCTGGCAGCGCGGTAGACCGGTACGGGCGGCGGCGGATGTTGCTGGTCGGGCTGGTGCTGTTCGGCGTGGGCTCACTGGCGGCCGGCCTCGCCCGTACCTCCGAGCAGTTGATCGCCGCCCGGGCCGGCATGGGCGTGGGGGGCGCCCTGCTGGTGACCGCCACCCTCGCCCTCGCCATGCAGGTCTTCGACTCCGCCGAGCGATCCCGGGCAATCGGCATCTGGGCGGCGACCAGCGCGCTGGGCTTCGCCGCCGGGCCACCGATCGGTGGGATCGTCCTCGCCCACCTGCCCTGGGGCGCGATCTTCCTGATGAACATCCCGATCGTGCTGGTCTGTCTGCTCGCCGGCCGGGCGCTGATCCCGGAATCACGCAACCCGGCCAGCGGCCGCCTCGACCTGATCGGAGTGGCCCTCTCCACCGTCGGCCTGACCGCGATCGTCTGGGCGATCATCTCCGGTCCGGAGCTCGGCTGGGCCTCGACGAAGGTCCTCGGCGCCGGCGCCGCCGGCGTGCTGCTGCTGGGGCTCTTCGTCCGCTGGGAGCAGCGGGTCGCCCACCCGATGCTGGACATGCACTTCTTCCGGAACCGCCGCTTCGTCGGCGCGGTCTGCGGCGTGGTGCTGATCACTTTTGGCGCCACCGGCGCGCTCTTCCTTCTCACCCAGCACCTGCAGTTCGTCCGCGGCTACCCCGCCTGGGAGGCCGGGCTACGGATGGTGCCGTTCGCGCTCTCCATCGTGGTGCTCAACGTTGCCGGCGTCGCCACGCTGGCGATCCGCCGGCTCGGGCTGCCCGCCGCCATCGCCACCGGAATGACCCTGCTCGCCGGCGGGCTGGCGCTGGTTACGCACGTCCCCTCCGAGGGCTACGGCACGCTACTGGCCGGGCTGCTCATCATGGGTACGGGCTGCGCGCTGGCGAACCCGGCCATCGTTGAGGCGGTGATGAGCGCGATCCCCACGGACAAGGCTGGCGCCGGGGCCGGCGTTGACGGCACCATGACCGAGGTTGGCAGCAGTCTCGGCATCGCCGTGCTGGGTGCGGTGCTCAACGCCCGCTTCGCCGCGCTGCTGCCCGCCGCACTGGCCGGCGCCGGCTCGTTCCCCGCGGCCCTGGCCGCGGCGGGCCCGGACCGGGAGGCGGTCACCGCCGCCTTCGCCGACGCGTTGCGCACCGGTCAGACGGTGGGGGCGGTGGCCGTCCTGGTCGGCGGCCTCGTCGCCGCCGCGCTGTTGCACCGCGCCGACCGCATCTCCGCCCGGAGTTGA
- a CDS encoding LuxR C-terminal-related transcriptional regulator, with protein sequence MVEHPTWNVDELATSLDVPETVVHDAFSTLADQALITPSPGQEGTLRSVSLRLGLLALLHQAEQQTITQQAKLLAARASVLAHAASHDTHRGREEIVRLEGADTVWERLTEHACTASESVMTLTTGRAMPPGTIETARTLTRIALSRGVTIRHIYQECTLDDARSRAHAELMAEQGEQSRVMSEAPVRMTVVDRKFALIPIGPGPRRGALEIRGSSLVSTLCLLFDLLWEKSREFPRSANTDRDGLNDQTVAILRLLRQGRTDEAIGRQLQLSERTVRRIVRDLMRRLDAKSRFQAGVEVALRRWI encoded by the coding sequence ATGGTGGAGCACCCGACCTGGAACGTCGATGAACTCGCGACGAGCCTGGACGTACCGGAGACGGTCGTTCACGATGCCTTCTCCACTCTGGCCGACCAGGCACTCATCACACCGTCACCCGGCCAGGAAGGCACTCTGCGCTCGGTGAGCTTGCGGCTCGGTCTGCTCGCCCTGCTTCACCAGGCCGAGCAGCAGACGATCACCCAGCAGGCGAAGCTCCTGGCGGCGCGCGCCTCGGTGCTCGCCCACGCCGCCAGCCACGACACCCACCGCGGGCGGGAGGAGATCGTGCGGTTGGAGGGAGCCGACACCGTGTGGGAACGCCTCACCGAACACGCCTGCACCGCATCCGAGAGCGTCATGACGCTGACCACCGGCCGGGCGATGCCACCAGGAACCATCGAGACCGCCAGGACGCTGACCCGGATCGCCCTCTCCCGAGGGGTAACGATCCGCCACATATATCAGGAATGCACACTGGACGACGCCCGGTCCCGAGCACACGCCGAGCTGATGGCCGAACAGGGCGAGCAGAGTCGGGTGATGTCCGAGGCACCGGTGCGGATGACCGTGGTCGACCGGAAGTTCGCGCTCATCCCGATCGGGCCGGGGCCCCGCCGGGGTGCGTTGGAGATCCGCGGCAGTTCCCTGGTCTCCACGCTGTGCCTCCTCTTCGACCTGCTCTGGGAGAAAAGCAGAGAGTTCCCGAGGTCAGCCAATACCGATAGGGACGGCTTAAATGATCAAACCGTTGCTATCCTTCGGCTGCTCCGCCAAGGGCGCACCGACGAGGCGATTGGCCGCCAACTCCAGCTCTCCGAACGAACCGTCCGTCGCATCGTCCGTGACCTGATGCGACGCCTTGACGCGAAGAGTCGCTTCCAGGCCGGCGTAGAGGTGGCACTGCGTCGCTGGATCTGA
- the ggt gene encoding gamma-glutamyltransferase, with protein sequence MRAYRAGLMAAVAAAGLVVPATPVVAAGHAVPPPVSSRSTAAGYGGAVATVDATATAVGRDVLRSGGNAVDAAVAAAATLGVTEPFSAGIGGGGFFVYYDARSKRVHTIDGRESAPASTRRDTFVDPATGQPYAFEEARISGLSVGVPGTLLTWEAALRKWGTRSLAASLRPAIRAADKGFAVDATFRQQVLENAAVFAQFAPTAQLFLPDGRAPEVGSTHRNPDLADTYRLISRRGVEAFYEGPIGADIAAAVQDPPVADSPPRPWPYLIRPGGLTTTDLAGYELRFPAPTHSSYRGYDIYGMSTPSSGGTAVGEALNIMERFDLRHTPPAKALSVHLDASALAFADRDAYVGDDTHPRVLRELLSDRYAATRAVVQPDSALPKPTAPGELSDPYGSVRPPTAATSGEKAKSTTNLTVADRWGNVVEYTLTIEQTGGNAMVVPGRGFLLNNELTDFSFAQRAGALPDPNLPAPGKRPRSSMSPTVVLDDGEPFLAVGSPGGATIITTVLQILFNRIDRGMSLSEAVAAPRASQRNSDTPVAEPAFIAEYESELVALGQPAFRPIAELGAATAIEFQDQRRLVAVAEPIRRGGGSAAVLCPAPNGACGAVDGGITVTSSPGAPR encoded by the coding sequence ATGAGGGCCTACCGAGCAGGCCTGATGGCGGCGGTCGCCGCCGCGGGGCTGGTGGTGCCCGCGACACCGGTGGTCGCGGCAGGGCACGCGGTACCACCGCCGGTGAGTTCCCGCTCCACGGCTGCCGGGTACGGCGGGGCGGTGGCGACCGTTGATGCCACCGCGACGGCCGTCGGCCGCGACGTGCTGCGCAGCGGTGGCAACGCCGTCGATGCGGCGGTGGCGGCTGCCGCGACGCTCGGAGTAACCGAACCCTTCTCGGCGGGTATTGGCGGCGGCGGCTTCTTCGTCTATTACGACGCCCGATCCAAACGCGTGCACACCATCGACGGACGGGAGAGTGCGCCCGCGTCGACCCGGCGGGACACATTCGTCGACCCGGCGACCGGCCAGCCGTACGCGTTTGAGGAGGCCAGAATCAGCGGCCTCTCCGTCGGTGTGCCAGGCACCCTGCTGACCTGGGAGGCAGCACTGCGGAAGTGGGGCACTCGTAGCCTCGCCGCGTCGCTGCGCCCGGCCATCAGGGCCGCCGACAAGGGGTTCGCTGTCGATGCGACGTTCCGCCAACAGGTGCTGGAGAACGCGGCGGTGTTCGCGCAGTTCGCCCCGACGGCACAGCTCTTCCTGCCCGACGGGCGGGCACCGGAGGTCGGTAGCACCCACCGCAATCCCGACCTCGCCGACACCTACCGCCTGATCTCGCGCCGCGGCGTCGAAGCGTTCTACGAGGGCCCGATCGGGGCCGACATCGCGGCGGCCGTGCAGGATCCACCGGTCGCCGACTCTCCGCCACGGCCCTGGCCGTACCTGATCCGTCCGGGTGGGCTGACCACCACGGATCTCGCCGGCTACGAACTGCGGTTCCCCGCGCCGACCCACTCCAGCTACCGGGGCTACGACATCTACGGCATGTCAACGCCATCCAGCGGAGGCACGGCGGTCGGCGAAGCGCTCAACATCATGGAGCGTTTCGACCTGCGTCACACGCCCCCAGCGAAAGCGCTCAGTGTCCACCTCGACGCCAGCGCGTTGGCCTTCGCCGACCGCGATGCCTACGTCGGTGACGACACCCACCCGCGGGTGCTGCGAGAGCTGCTCTCCGACCGGTACGCGGCCACCCGGGCGGTGGTCCAGCCTGACTCGGCCTTGCCGAAACCAACGGCACCCGGCGAGCTGTCCGACCCGTACGGTAGCGTTCGCCCACCCACGGCGGCCACCAGCGGAGAGAAGGCAAAGAGCACCACGAACCTCACGGTCGCCGACCGCTGGGGCAACGTCGTCGAGTACACCTTGACGATCGAGCAGACCGGCGGCAACGCCATGGTGGTGCCGGGTCGTGGCTTTCTTCTGAACAACGAGCTGACCGACTTCTCGTTCGCCCAGCGGGCCGGAGCGCTGCCGGACCCGAACCTGCCCGCCCCGGGCAAGCGGCCACGTAGCTCCATGTCGCCCACGGTGGTGCTCGACGACGGCGAACCCTTCCTGGCAGTCGGCAGCCCAGGCGGTGCCACGATCATCACGACTGTGCTCCAGATCCTCTTCAACCGCATTGATCGGGGCATGTCGTTGTCGGAGGCCGTCGCCGCGCCCCGCGCGTCGCAGCGCAACAGCGACACACCGGTGGCAGAGCCGGCATTCATCGCCGAGTATGAGTCGGAACTTGTCGCGCTCGGTCAGCCGGCCTTCCGTCCCATCGCCGAATTGGGTGCTGCGACCGCAATCGAGTTCCAAGACCAACGCCGGCTGGTGGCCGTGGCAGAGCCGATCCGTCGCGGCGGTGGGTCCGCCGCGGTGCTGTGTCCTGCCCCGAACGGTGCCTGTGGGGCGGTGGACGGCGGTATCACCGTTACGTCGTCGCCCGGTGCCCCGAGATGA
- a CDS encoding glycoside hydrolase family 3 protein, with product MHPEPERRRGGFRTRTAALLALTLTASLLVLPGAAQALPDPGTATDTAVVPPSAGAVQTVEDYEDGVPPEVLLFASSEPERPEVGTVASDDRPGAGGDNDAFSVRYDIDGWGGFTHNFIAPDGHQDWRAYDGFSFWVKGDGSGRQVQFEIKDGGEHGEASELWESFFIDDSTGWKQIRTVFPDFVWRTSYQPADGPKDKELQLDRMWGFAVNLPQGTGELHFDQVELFTNVATVADFEAPQPQLNPPAGQPGVITFSGDDSRIPELSYVDASRDGTPADNQALAVAVDTTTSWAGFAHNLSFDTEPQDWSSFGGFRFWYFSSLTVPPAAPGAGRRIDVEIKDGGTDVDHSELWITSFTEDWVGWHLVELPFSQFTYRTDYQPIGGINQELDLDQMWGYAMQPRSGYADTFRIDDVEVYGVPQVGPTVRVDADPAVSLLDEGESTTVTVRLTNTDDAPLDNEVTLRYATGAGSATAGEDYEPVEGEFVFPAGTASGTTRQITVQTLSDEQAETAETIPLTLTGSGLAVPEDPPNIVLNAHGLPYLDASRPVDERVADLLGRMSVEEKVGQMTQAERNALDSPNDLATWRLGSLLSGGGSTPTPNTPESWADMVDGYQTRTLQTRLQIPLLYGVDAVHGHSNVQGTTIFPHNIGLGAARDPELIERVGHITAEETRATGPQWSFAPCACVARDDRWGRTYEAYGEDPALVIANETVIDGLQGRELANRKDADRVLASVKHYAGDGGTEYQPGNGGYPIDQGVVVMSREEFDRIHLEPYIPSVREHNAGTIMPSYSSVDFTDDGVGNPVKMHAHKELLTDVLKQEIGFDGFLISDYAAIDQIPGDYDSDVGISINAGLDMIMVPNEYQRFEETLLGEIEAGNIPMSRIDDAVSRILTQKFHLGLFEQPFTDRTHLADVGSPEHRAVAREAAAKSQVLLRNTHQVLPLATTGKLYVAGGNADDIGAQSGGWTITWQGGNGDITPGTSILDGIQQVAPDAEVTYSADASAPLDGHDRAVVVVGEQPYAEGMGDVGNNGFTMTLSDAEKDTVARVCSAVDNCVVLVVSGRPLVLDDALAPADAVVASWLPGTEGAGVADVLFGERPFTGQLPVSWPRSLDQEPINVGDADYDPLYPYGWGLRTDPTRDRLHELRAELAEIEQDGWTRAAVKLLDRSLRDGSSWHEDGSVRDERRVITKLTVISTLLALSSRDNAAQQELLVSTLRDVAQAAIVREGVTAPSATRTSTLTADAEHALLTGKPIAATWKLAAAWRIATG from the coding sequence GTGCATCCCGAACCCGAACGTCGGCGGGGCGGCTTCCGTACCCGGACCGCCGCCCTGCTCGCCCTCACCCTTACCGCATCCCTTCTGGTCCTGCCCGGGGCCGCGCAGGCCCTGCCGGACCCGGGCACGGCCACCGACACCGCCGTCGTGCCGCCGTCGGCCGGTGCCGTGCAGACCGTCGAGGACTACGAGGACGGCGTCCCACCCGAGGTTCTGCTCTTCGCCTCCAGCGAACCCGAGCGGCCCGAGGTGGGCACCGTCGCAAGCGACGACCGACCCGGCGCGGGCGGAGACAACGATGCCTTCTCCGTCCGGTACGACATCGACGGCTGGGGTGGCTTCACCCACAACTTCATCGCCCCGGACGGCCACCAGGACTGGCGGGCGTACGACGGTTTCTCGTTCTGGGTGAAGGGGGACGGCAGCGGCCGGCAGGTCCAGTTCGAGATCAAGGACGGCGGCGAGCACGGTGAGGCGTCGGAGCTGTGGGAGTCGTTCTTCATCGACGACTCCACGGGCTGGAAACAGATCCGGACGGTCTTCCCCGACTTCGTCTGGCGCACCAGCTACCAGCCGGCGGACGGTCCCAAGGACAAGGAGCTACAGCTCGACCGGATGTGGGGGTTCGCGGTCAACCTGCCGCAGGGCACCGGTGAACTGCACTTCGACCAGGTGGAGCTTTTCACCAACGTGGCGACGGTCGCCGACTTCGAGGCCCCGCAGCCCCAGCTCAACCCGCCGGCCGGGCAGCCCGGCGTCATCACCTTCAGCGGCGACGACTCCCGCATCCCGGAGCTGAGCTACGTCGACGCCTCCCGCGACGGCACGCCCGCCGACAACCAGGCCCTGGCCGTGGCCGTCGACACCACCACCAGCTGGGCCGGCTTCGCGCACAACCTGAGCTTCGACACCGAGCCGCAGGACTGGAGCAGCTTCGGCGGGTTCCGGTTCTGGTACTTCAGCTCGCTGACCGTGCCACCGGCCGCGCCCGGCGCCGGCCGCCGAATCGACGTGGAGATCAAGGACGGCGGGACGGACGTCGACCACAGCGAACTCTGGATCACCAGCTTCACCGAGGACTGGGTCGGCTGGCACTTGGTCGAGCTTCCGTTCTCGCAGTTCACGTACCGCACCGACTATCAACCCATCGGCGGCATCAACCAGGAACTGGACCTCGACCAGATGTGGGGCTACGCGATGCAGCCCCGCTCCGGATACGCCGACACCTTCCGCATCGACGACGTTGAGGTCTACGGCGTTCCGCAGGTGGGGCCGACGGTACGGGTGGACGCCGACCCGGCGGTCAGCCTGCTCGACGAGGGCGAGTCGACCACCGTCACGGTTCGGCTCACCAACACCGATGACGCACCGCTGGACAACGAGGTGACCCTGCGATACGCCACCGGCGCCGGCTCGGCCACCGCCGGCGAGGACTACGAGCCGGTCGAGGGAGAGTTCGTCTTCCCCGCCGGCACCGCCTCCGGAACCACTCGGCAGATCACCGTTCAGACCCTCTCCGACGAGCAGGCGGAAACAGCGGAGACCATCCCGCTGACGCTGACCGGCAGCGGCCTCGCCGTCCCCGAGGACCCACCGAACATCGTGCTCAACGCGCACGGCCTGCCGTACCTGGACGCCTCCCGGCCGGTTGACGAGCGGGTCGCCGACCTGCTCGGGCGGATGTCGGTCGAGGAGAAGGTCGGCCAGATGACCCAGGCCGAGCGGAACGCCCTCGACTCGCCGAACGACCTGGCCACCTGGCGACTCGGCTCGCTGCTCTCCGGCGGTGGCTCGACGCCCACCCCGAACACCCCGGAGTCCTGGGCGGACATGGTGGACGGCTACCAGACACGCACGTTGCAGACCCGACTACAGATCCCGCTGCTCTACGGCGTCGACGCGGTGCACGGCCACAGCAACGTCCAGGGCACGACGATCTTCCCGCACAACATCGGGCTCGGCGCGGCTCGTGACCCGGAGCTGATCGAACGCGTCGGACACATCACCGCCGAGGAGACCCGAGCGACCGGACCACAGTGGTCGTTCGCACCCTGCGCCTGCGTGGCCCGTGACGACCGGTGGGGGCGCACCTACGAGGCGTACGGGGAGGACCCGGCGCTGGTGATCGCCAACGAGACGGTGATCGACGGGCTCCAGGGCCGCGAGCTGGCCAACCGCAAGGACGCCGACCGCGTGCTCGCCTCGGTGAAGCACTACGCCGGCGACGGCGGGACCGAGTACCAGCCGGGCAACGGAGGGTACCCGATCGACCAGGGCGTCGTCGTCATGAGCCGGGAAGAGTTCGACCGGATCCACCTGGAGCCGTACATCCCGTCGGTGCGCGAGCACAACGCGGGAACGATCATGCCGTCGTACTCCAGCGTCGACTTCACCGACGACGGGGTCGGCAACCCGGTCAAGATGCACGCCCACAAGGAGCTGCTCACCGATGTCCTGAAGCAGGAGATCGGCTTCGACGGCTTCCTGATCAGCGACTACGCCGCGATCGACCAGATCCCCGGAGACTACGACAGCGACGTAGGCATCTCGATCAACGCCGGGCTAGACATGATCATGGTGCCGAACGAGTACCAGCGCTTCGAGGAGACGCTGCTCGGCGAGATCGAGGCCGGGAACATTCCGATGTCCCGCATCGATGACGCGGTCAGCCGAATCCTGACCCAGAAGTTCCACCTCGGACTCTTCGAGCAACCGTTCACCGACCGCACCCACCTGGCCGACGTGGGCTCGCCCGAGCACCGCGCGGTGGCCCGCGAGGCTGCCGCCAAGTCCCAGGTGCTGCTCCGCAACACCCACCAGGTGCTGCCACTGGCCACCACCGGCAAGCTCTACGTCGCCGGCGGCAACGCCGACGACATCGGCGCGCAGTCCGGCGGCTGGACCATCACCTGGCAGGGCGGTAACGGCGACATCACCCCCGGCACCAGCATCCTCGACGGCATCCAGCAGGTCGCACCGGACGCCGAGGTGACCTACAGCGCCGACGCCTCCGCCCCGCTGGACGGGCATGACCGGGCCGTCGTCGTGGTCGGCGAGCAGCCGTACGCGGAGGGCATGGGCGACGTCGGCAACAACGGCTTCACCATGACGTTGAGCGACGCCGAGAAGGACACGGTGGCCCGGGTCTGCTCGGCGGTGGACAACTGCGTGGTGCTGGTGGTCTCCGGTCGTCCGCTCGTGCTCGACGATGCACTCGCCCCCGCCGACGCCGTGGTCGCCTCCTGGCTGCCCGGCACTGAAGGGGCCGGCGTGGCCGACGTGCTCTTCGGCGAGCGGCCGTTCACCGGTCAGCTGCCGGTGTCCTGGCCGCGTTCGTTGGACCAGGAGCCGATCAACGTCGGTGACGCCGACTACGACCCGCTCTACCCGTACGGCTGGGGTCTGCGCACCGACCCGACCCGGGACCGGCTGCACGAGCTGCGGGCCGAACTGGCCGAGATCGAGCAGGACGGCTGGACCCGGGCCGCGGTGAAGCTGCTGGACCGGTCGCTGCGCGACGGTAGCTCCTGGCATGAGGATGGCTCGGTCCGCGACGAGCGACGAGTGATCACGAAACTGACGGTGATCTCCACCCTGCTGGCCCTCAGCAGCCGGGACAACGCGGCGCAGCAGGAACTGCTGGTGTCGACGCTCCGAGATGTCGCGCAGGCAGCGATCGTCCGGGAGGGCGTCACCGCCCCCTCGGCGACGCGAACCTCCACGCTGACCGCGGACGCGGAGCACGCGCTCCTGACCGGCAAGCCCATCGCGGCGACGTGGAAGCTCGCCGCGGCCTGGCGGATCGCGACAGGCTAA
- a CDS encoding type II toxin-antitoxin system Phd/YefM family antitoxin, with protein MHDAKTHLSRIIERVEGGEEVFIDRAGTPVAKVVPLVRRVNRTAIGSLAGQLDLSGEWDSPQTNDDIADTFGVGA; from the coding sequence ATGCATGACGCCAAGACTCACCTGTCGCGCATCATCGAGCGGGTGGAAGGCGGTGAGGAGGTCTTCATCGACCGGGCGGGCACCCCGGTAGCGAAAGTCGTGCCGTTGGTGCGCCGGGTCAACCGCACCGCGATCGGCTCCCTCGCGGGGCAGCTGGACCTCTCCGGTGAATGGGACTCGCCGCAGACCAATGACGATATCGCCGACACCTTCGGCGTCGGCGCATGA
- a CDS encoding siderophore-interacting protein, translated as MKRNWEGLVLRAMGGRDFRLTVLRTESVAGRYQRLLLDDGGLLAECGVHPTMWIRLWFDSDGRAHQRAYTLVDPDPTTGRFTLEFALHDGCAARWAVTAQVGDTVDATVQGSAFQLPDPAPEHLYLVGDAASLPAINSLLDAGADIPATVWLEFAHEDEKALTPRARSHHDVTWVPRRDDGRHLVDTVCAALPTGETAHYWVACEAASTRSITRHVRRTLGVGKHQLTSLGYWRVA; from the coding sequence GTGAAACGGAACTGGGAGGGCCTGGTCCTCCGAGCCATGGGTGGCCGGGACTTCCGGCTCACCGTGTTGCGCACCGAATCGGTTGCCGGGCGCTACCAGCGGCTGCTCCTCGACGACGGTGGCCTCCTGGCAGAGTGTGGCGTGCACCCAACAATGTGGATCCGGCTCTGGTTCGACAGCGATGGCCGGGCACACCAGCGGGCGTACACGTTGGTCGATCCGGATCCGACTACCGGGCGGTTCACCCTGGAATTCGCTCTCCACGACGGCTGCGCCGCCCGCTGGGCCGTCACCGCGCAGGTCGGCGACACCGTCGACGCGACCGTGCAGGGCAGCGCCTTCCAGCTGCCCGACCCGGCGCCGGAGCACCTCTACCTGGTCGGGGACGCGGCGTCGCTACCGGCGATCAACAGCCTCCTCGACGCCGGCGCCGACATCCCCGCAACCGTATGGCTGGAGTTTGCCCATGAAGACGAGAAGGCGTTGACTCCGCGCGCCCGGTCCCACCACGACGTGACGTGGGTGCCGCGCCGCGACGATGGGCGGCACCTGGTCGACACCGTCTGCGCCGCGCTACCCACCGGCGAGACCGCGCACTACTGGGTGGCGTGTGAGGCGGCCAGCACCCGCAGCATCACCCGGCACGTACGGCGGACGCTCGGCGTCGGCAAACACCAGCTCACCTCCCTCGGCTACTGGCGGGTCGCCTGA